From Pseudonocardia autotrophica, one genomic window encodes:
- a CDS encoding maltokinase N-terminal cap-like domain-containing protein, protein MGPTGASDHLSALPDLLRGWLPGRRWFAEKGRPLQSVRIAARTELPAPGELLGLDVLVLAVSFADGPDRYYQLHLARRAGSGSGFGTAVIAERDDVVLYDGLHDPAVTGWLLGAIATGRTVHDLAFVPEPGVVLPTGETGTVVDAEQSNTSVRWGERSILKIYRRLSPGPNPDLELHRALRTAGVGSVAALQGAIEGTLDGEPTTYGLLQEFAAGSQDGWERAVLAVRDGRDFTADAHALGGALAEVHLALRDELGAGESDPVAMAGYWTSRLETVAAQVPVLAPHVPAIRAVYDEVAALGEPVVVQRVHGDLHLGQTLRTPGDDWLIIDFEGEPAATPAERRAPDAAVRDVVGMLFSFEYAAFHHLLSSSDTPGGGLGSDTPQSRAAHAWSTANRDAFCAGYAARTGTDPRTQDALLRAFELDKAVYQVIYETRSRPTWLPIPLTAIARTTTGPTA, encoded by the coding sequence GTGGGTCCGACCGGAGCATCCGACCACCTCTCGGCGCTTCCCGACCTGCTCCGGGGCTGGCTGCCCGGGCGGCGCTGGTTCGCCGAGAAGGGCAGGCCGTTGCAGTCGGTCCGGATCGCCGCCCGGACCGAGCTGCCCGCCCCCGGGGAACTGCTCGGGCTCGACGTCCTCGTGCTCGCGGTCTCCTTCGCCGACGGGCCGGACCGGTACTACCAGCTGCACCTGGCCCGGCGCGCCGGATCGGGCAGCGGATTCGGCACCGCGGTGATCGCCGAGCGGGACGACGTCGTGCTCTACGACGGATTGCACGATCCCGCCGTCACCGGATGGCTGCTCGGCGCGATCGCGACCGGCCGCACCGTGCACGATCTGGCCTTCGTGCCCGAGCCGGGCGTCGTGCTGCCCACCGGCGAGACCGGCACGGTCGTCGACGCCGAGCAGTCCAACACCTCGGTCCGCTGGGGCGAGCGCTCCATCCTCAAGATCTACCGGCGGCTCTCCCCCGGCCCGAACCCCGATCTGGAGCTGCACCGCGCGCTGCGCACGGCCGGGGTCGGCTCCGTAGCCGCGCTGCAGGGCGCGATCGAGGGCACGCTCGACGGCGAGCCCACCACCTACGGCCTGTTGCAGGAGTTCGCCGCCGGATCGCAGGACGGCTGGGAGCGCGCCGTGCTCGCGGTACGCGACGGGCGCGACTTCACCGCCGACGCGCACGCGCTCGGCGGCGCGCTCGCCGAGGTACACCTGGCGCTGCGCGACGAGCTCGGCGCCGGTGAGTCCGATCCGGTCGCGATGGCCGGGTACTGGACGTCCCGGTTGGAGACCGTCGCCGCCCAGGTCCCGGTCCTCGCTCCGCACGTCCCGGCGATCCGCGCCGTCTACGACGAGGTCGCCGCGCTCGGCGAGCCGGTGGTCGTCCAGCGGGTGCACGGCGACCTGCACCTCGGACAGACCCTGCGCACCCCGGGCGACGACTGGCTGATCATCGACTTCGAGGGCGAGCCGGCCGCCACCCCTGCCGAGCGGCGGGCACCGGACGCCGCGGTGCGCGACGTCGTCGGAATGCTGTTCTCCTTCGAGTACGCGGCCTTCCACCACCTGCTCTCCAGCTCCGACACGCCCGGCGGAGGTCTCGGTTCGGACACTCCGCAGTCACGTGCGGCACACGCCTGGTCGACCGCCAACCGGGACGCGTTCTGCGCCGGTTACGCCGCGCGCACGGGCACCGATCCGCGCACGCAGGACGCGCTGCTGCGTGCCTTCGAGCTCGACAAGGCCGTCTACCAGGTGATCTACGAGACCCGCAGCCGTCCGACCTGGCTGCCGATCCCGCTGACCGCGATCGCACGTACCACGACCGGGCCGACCGCGTAA
- a CDS encoding DedA family protein has protein sequence MESSEEEEHCDETTTPGAPMTPGLDDVLGLMLSPEPGTLALTLAVLAVGVFVEGPIVTVVAGSLAGAGILDWWTVLLVAVVADLVADTALYLLGRAGNRPRVAPVLVKLGLTGRRWETLRERVGDNLGHVVLGAKLVDVGAIPAFLATGLAGVSYRRFLAWVVPATVVRAALLVGIGWAVGGRLASELADRPWILVVAGLGVGLGLVAGRALWVRAATSRKENVCAS, from the coding sequence GTGGAATCCTCCGAAGAGGAGGAACACTGCGATGAGACGACGACGCCGGGGGCCCCGATGACCCCGGGCCTGGACGACGTGCTGGGGCTGATGCTGTCACCCGAGCCGGGCACCCTCGCCCTCACGCTCGCGGTGCTCGCCGTCGGCGTGTTCGTGGAGGGGCCGATCGTCACCGTGGTGGCCGGCTCCCTCGCCGGAGCCGGGATCCTCGACTGGTGGACGGTGCTGCTGGTCGCCGTCGTGGCCGATCTCGTCGCCGACACCGCCCTCTACCTGCTCGGCAGGGCCGGCAACCGGCCCCGGGTGGCACCCGTCCTGGTGAAGCTGGGGCTGACCGGCAGACGCTGGGAGACGCTGCGGGAACGCGTGGGGGACAATCTCGGTCACGTGGTGCTGGGGGCGAAACTGGTCGACGTCGGGGCCATCCCCGCGTTCCTGGCCACCGGCCTGGCGGGGGTGTCCTACCGCCGGTTCCTGGCCTGGGTCGTCCCCGCCACCGTGGTCCGGGCAGCACTGCTGGTCGGGATCGGCTGGGCGGTAGGCGGCCGGCTCGCCTCCGAGCTGGCGGACCGCCCGTGGATCCTGGTGGTGGCCGGGCTCGGCGTCGGCCTCGGGCTGGTGGCCGGGCGCGCACTGTGGGTGCGCGCCGCGACCTCGCGGAAGGAGAACGTGTGCGCGTCCTGA
- a CDS encoding glycosyltransferase produces the protein MRVLIGADTWAPDVNGASYAARRLAAGLAGRGHDVHVVAPARGLRSRPARKVGPLTEHRVRSFPVPKPPEFRLCTPVALRLTARRLLTRVRPDVVHVQSHMILGRVLLSAAQDLGIPTVATTHMIPENILPAVSFLHLPPAQLKKLFWRDAARVLARAGLVTAPTPLAASLAERNGVPGPVLPVSNGLDLSRFRPDTEGRGAAFRIRHGIPETAPVAGFVGRLDREKHVDEPVRALPLVRRTLPDARLVVVGDGEERARLHAVARSAGVGPAVVFTGRISDDEIPDVYAALDVFVNAGTAELQSLVTLEAMATGKPVVAVDAGALPHLARQGENGFRYPHGDVPALADRLVRVLGDPAAMATMGEASLRIAGEHGMDATLDAFEVLYRSRTAPIVGTRPLRRPADRRTGSRR, from the coding sequence GTGCGCGTCCTGATCGGGGCCGACACCTGGGCACCGGACGTCAACGGGGCCTCCTACGCCGCCCGCCGGCTGGCCGCCGGGCTGGCCGGGCGCGGACACGACGTACACGTCGTGGCTCCGGCCCGCGGGCTGCGCAGCCGTCCCGCCCGGAAGGTGGGGCCGCTGACCGAGCACCGGGTCCGCTCGTTCCCGGTACCGAAGCCACCCGAGTTCCGGCTCTGCACCCCGGTCGCGCTGCGGCTCACCGCCCGGAGGCTGCTGACCCGGGTCCGGCCGGACGTCGTCCACGTGCAGAGCCACATGATCCTCGGCCGGGTGCTGCTGTCGGCCGCCCAGGACCTGGGCATCCCCACGGTGGCGACCACGCACATGATCCCGGAGAACATCCTGCCCGCGGTCAGCTTCCTGCACCTGCCCCCGGCACAGCTGAAGAAGCTGTTCTGGCGGGATGCGGCGCGAGTGCTCGCCCGCGCCGGGCTGGTCACCGCCCCCACTCCGCTGGCCGCGTCGCTGGCCGAGCGCAACGGGGTCCCGGGGCCGGTGCTGCCGGTCTCGAACGGCCTGGACCTGTCCCGGTTCCGGCCCGACACCGAGGGTCGCGGGGCCGCGTTCCGGATCCGGCACGGCATCCCGGAGACCGCCCCGGTGGCCGGTTTCGTCGGGCGGCTGGACCGGGAGAAGCACGTCGACGAGCCCGTCCGGGCGCTGCCGCTGGTGCGCAGGACGCTGCCGGATGCGCGCCTGGTCGTCGTCGGTGACGGGGAGGAACGGGCCCGGCTGCACGCCGTGGCCCGCTCCGCCGGGGTCGGGCCCGCCGTCGTCTTCACCGGGCGGATCTCCGACGACGAGATCCCGGACGTCTACGCCGCGCTGGACGTGTTCGTGAACGCGGGCACCGCCGAGCTGCAGAGCCTGGTGACGCTGGAGGCGATGGCGACCGGGAAGCCGGTCGTCGCGGTCGACGCCGGGGCGCTGCCGCACCTGGCCCGGCAGGGCGAGAACGGCTTCCGCTACCCGCACGGCGATGTGCCGGCGCTGGCCGACCGGCTGGTCCGGGTGCTCGGCGACCCGGCCGCCATGGCCACGATGGGCGAGGCCAGCCTGCGGATCGCCGGCGAGCACGGGATGGACGCCACCCTCGACGCCTTCGAGGTGCTGTACCGCTCCCGGACCGCCCCGATCGTCGGGACGCGGCCGCTGCGCAGGCCCGCCGACCGGCGGACCGGGTCCCGGCGGTGA
- a CDS encoding alpha/beta fold hydrolase, whose product MTAPALQGWPDARQSGQSGQSGRGRFGPAERTERTVDGARTVVHSFGDPSAPPLLALHGLRGSHHGLAPLASRLPGAHVVVPDLPGFGESPPFADRAHDVAGYTRWAAALLRDLGPDATLLGHSFGSVVATATAAGCPPRALVLLNPIAEPASAAGGVTGAGTRLTSLLHEGAARLRLDGVLRHRLLADAATATMATTTDPLLRRWIADEHRARFGTFADLRSLLETFRAAGSGTARSWAPRVTAPVLLLAGALDRVAPVAGQHALAATFPDARLVLLPRTGHLVHYEAPAWAAREIGGFLGGLPG is encoded by the coding sequence GTGACCGCGCCCGCCCTGCAGGGGTGGCCCGATGCTCGGCAGTCCGGGCAGTCCGGGCAGTCCGGGCGGGGGCGGTTCGGGCCGGCCGAGCGGACCGAGCGAACCGTCGACGGTGCCCGGACCGTCGTGCACAGCTTCGGCGATCCGTCGGCGCCGCCGCTGCTGGCGCTGCACGGACTGCGCGGCAGCCATCACGGGCTCGCGCCGCTGGCGTCGCGGCTGCCCGGCGCACACGTCGTCGTGCCGGACCTGCCCGGGTTCGGCGAGTCCCCGCCGTTCGCCGATCGCGCGCACGACGTCGCCGGGTACACCCGCTGGGCGGCCGCGCTGCTGCGTGATCTCGGCCCGGACGCGACGCTGCTCGGCCACTCGTTCGGCTCGGTCGTGGCGACCGCCACCGCCGCCGGCTGCCCACCGCGCGCACTGGTGCTGCTCAACCCGATCGCCGAGCCCGCGTCCGCGGCGGGCGGGGTGACCGGCGCCGGGACCCGGCTGACGTCGCTGCTGCACGAGGGCGCCGCCCGGCTGCGGCTCGACGGCGTGCTGCGGCACCGGCTGCTCGCCGACGCCGCGACGGCCACGATGGCCACCACCACCGATCCGCTGCTGCGGCGCTGGATCGCCGACGAGCACCGGGCCCGGTTCGGCACGTTCGCCGATCTCCGGTCGCTGCTGGAGACGTTCCGGGCGGCCGGTTCCGGCACCGCCCGCTCCTGGGCGCCGCGGGTGACCGCCCCGGTGCTGCTGCTCGCCGGCGCGCTGGACCGGGTCGCGCCGGTCGCCGGGCAGCACGCGCTCGCGGCCACCTTCCCGGACGCCCGGCTGGTGCTGCTGCCCCGCACCGGGCACCTGGTGCACTACGAGGCCCCGGCCTGGGCGGCCCGCGAGATCGGCGGGTTCCTCGGCGGCCTGCCCGGATGA
- a CDS encoding glycosyltransferase family 4 protein: MRILLDCRYIRPGEPDGIGRYTTGLVRALDRLHPVELLVSDPRQRDGLPDRPAHTLPAPTGPGEPFVARHVNRLLGSTAGDPDTVVFSPMQTMGTLGRRYAVVLTVHDLIYYRHRTPPPWLAAPVRALWRGYHLSWWPQRLLLAGADAVAVVSRATGDLVDAHRLTRRPVAVVPDATDFHLPPGTPRRSRPDGNRIVYAGSFMPYKNVATLARAAALLDDHELHLVSPVPPGVRDELERLAGRNRPVFHDGVDDAGYRALLDGATALVSASRDEGFGLPVLEAMARGCPVVVSDIPAFREVAGDAGLFAGPDDPAGFAAAVRSLDGSWPERSDAVRERARTRTWDAAAATLLGVLQDTVTRRRHPAGGPR; the protein is encoded by the coding sequence ATGAGGATCCTCCTCGACTGCCGCTACATCCGGCCGGGCGAGCCGGACGGGATCGGCCGCTACACCACCGGCCTGGTCCGGGCGCTGGACCGGCTGCACCCCGTCGAGCTCCTGGTGTCGGACCCGCGGCAGCGCGACGGACTGCCGGACCGCCCGGCACACACCCTGCCCGCGCCCACCGGGCCCGGTGAGCCGTTCGTGGCCCGGCACGTGAACCGGCTGCTCGGCAGCACCGCCGGTGATCCCGACACCGTCGTGTTCTCCCCGATGCAGACGATGGGCACGCTCGGGCGGCGCTACGCCGTCGTCCTGACCGTGCACGACCTCATCTACTACCGGCACCGGACACCACCGCCGTGGCTGGCCGCGCCGGTCCGCGCGCTGTGGCGCGGCTACCACCTGTCGTGGTGGCCGCAGCGGCTGCTGCTGGCCGGGGCCGACGCGGTCGCCGTCGTGTCGCGGGCCACCGGCGATCTCGTCGACGCGCACCGGCTCACCCGGCGCCCGGTCGCCGTCGTTCCGGACGCCACCGACTTCCACCTCCCCCCGGGGACGCCCCGGCGCAGCCGGCCGGACGGCAACCGGATCGTCTACGCCGGGTCGTTCATGCCCTACAAGAACGTCGCGACCCTCGCCAGGGCCGCGGCGCTGCTCGACGACCACGAGCTGCACCTGGTCTCCCCGGTGCCGCCGGGGGTCCGCGACGAGCTGGAGCGCCTCGCCGGGAGGAACCGGCCGGTGTTCCACGACGGCGTCGACGACGCCGGCTACCGCGCACTGCTGGACGGGGCGACGGCGCTGGTGTCCGCCTCCCGCGACGAGGGCTTCGGGCTGCCGGTGCTCGAGGCGATGGCCCGCGGCTGCCCGGTGGTCGTCTCCGACATCCCCGCCTTCCGCGAGGTCGCGGGCGACGCCGGGCTGTTCGCCGGCCCGGACGACCCGGCCGGATTCGCCGCCGCCGTCCGCTCGCTCGACGGGAGCTGGCCGGAACGCTCGGACGCGGTGCGCGAGCGGGCCCGCACCCGGACCTGGGACGCCGCGGCGGCCACCCTGCTGGGTGTACTGCAGGACACCGTCACCCGCCGGCGTCACCCGGCCGGTGGGCCCCGCTGA
- a CDS encoding glycosyltransferase family 87 protein — MTGLHRLVRGAAPVVTVVALVTAALLLAFGESPLLRWIPHPDVAGMHVDFDTFWHSARALVEHGPGSSAIYDTGARLHNLNPPLLTVLLAPLGALDALTGYRVLTACSVLLVAGAVLAVCRELALGRTWTLLGLGAVLASSPLHGTLLLGQIYPLLLAGLVAGWIAERRGHPVAAAVLYGVTVAVKPSLAPLLLLAAAQRRWRPFVVGVGSAAVATLAGVAVAGWPTAWQWLAMALAEPVGPTLDNASLPGLALRWGLPTVVGTVLGAVLLLGTLTHYARRTARYGTVLAAGTDPGGTAPFAVLATGLLAAPISWHNYLLLLWPGLLALVASGRPGDTRRRVAGALFALAVIPVSWADLWAAGNPLSPVGHALYTAVLLTTWWALLRPSTGGIAPEPRRDRHSGDTGEPVRPGA, encoded by the coding sequence GTGACCGGTCTGCACCGGCTGGTCCGCGGGGCCGCCCCGGTCGTCACGGTCGTGGCACTGGTGACCGCGGCGCTGCTGCTCGCCTTCGGCGAGTCGCCGCTGCTGCGGTGGATCCCGCATCCCGATGTCGCGGGCATGCACGTCGACTTCGACACCTTCTGGCACTCGGCGCGGGCACTGGTCGAGCACGGCCCCGGCAGCTCGGCGATCTACGACACCGGTGCCCGGCTGCACAACCTGAACCCGCCGCTGCTCACCGTCCTGCTGGCGCCGCTGGGTGCGCTCGACGCGCTGACCGGCTACCGGGTGCTGACGGCGTGCTCGGTGCTGCTCGTGGCCGGAGCCGTCCTCGCGGTCTGCCGGGAGCTGGCGCTGGGCCGGACCTGGACGCTGCTGGGGCTCGGCGCGGTGCTGGCGTCGTCGCCGTTGCACGGCACGCTGCTGCTCGGGCAGATCTATCCGCTGCTGCTCGCCGGGCTCGTCGCCGGCTGGATCGCCGAGCGTCGCGGGCATCCGGTCGCGGCGGCGGTGCTGTACGGGGTGACGGTGGCGGTGAAGCCGTCGCTGGCGCCGTTGCTGCTCCTCGCCGCCGCCCAGCGGCGGTGGCGGCCGTTCGTGGTGGGTGTCGGATCGGCCGCGGTCGCCACGCTGGCCGGAGTCGCGGTCGCCGGCTGGCCGACGGCGTGGCAGTGGCTGGCGATGGCACTGGCGGAGCCGGTCGGGCCGACCCTGGACAACGCCTCGCTGCCGGGCCTGGCGCTGCGGTGGGGACTGCCGACCGTCGTGGGGACGGTGCTGGGCGCCGTCCTGCTGCTCGGGACGCTCACGCACTACGCCCGGCGCACCGCCCGGTACGGGACCGTGCTCGCCGCGGGAACCGATCCGGGCGGGACCGCACCGTTCGCGGTGCTGGCCACCGGCCTGCTGGCCGCGCCCATCTCGTGGCACAACTACCTGCTGCTGCTCTGGCCCGGGCTGCTCGCACTGGTCGCGTCCGGACGGCCGGGGGACACCCGGCGCCGGGTGGCAGGGGCGCTGTTCGCGCTGGCGGTGATCCCGGTGAGCTGGGCCGACCTGTGGGCCGCCGGCAACCCGCTCAGCCCGGTGGGCCACGCCCTCTACACCGCCGTGCTGCTCACGACGTGGTGGGCGCTCCTGCGGCCCTCGACGGGCGGGATCGCACCGGAGCCCCGACGGGACCGGCATTCCGGAGACACCGGCGAACCGGTGCGCCCCGGCGCATGA
- a CDS encoding tetratricopeptide repeat protein, translated as MSSAMAGAVDLSGLKARADAANRPTAPGGSAPGPGTPGDGWVVEATEQGFQNEVLEPSLQVPVVVELWASRYPREEQLSSELERLASTGGGAWRLARVDIDTQPRVAQAFGVQQVPMLVVLVGGQPVDAVNGAIPDDRAAEWVRSLLDALRERMPAIAEGERRAAEASGEPAEEQEEPEDPRFTAAEDALEQGDYAAAEAAYQAILDNEPANEQAAAALAQVKFLARAEQADPSAIERADANPDDVDAQLAAADAEMAADSVEAAFARLVATVARTGGDDRDRARAHLVGLFELFPADDPRVSTARRALGRALF; from the coding sequence ATGTCCTCCGCAATGGCCGGAGCGGTCGACCTCTCGGGCCTGAAGGCGCGAGCCGACGCGGCCAACCGGCCGACAGCGCCCGGAGGCTCCGCGCCCGGGCCCGGTACACCCGGCGACGGTTGGGTGGTCGAAGCCACCGAGCAGGGCTTCCAGAACGAGGTCCTCGAGCCGTCGCTGCAGGTCCCGGTCGTCGTCGAGCTGTGGGCCAGCCGCTACCCGCGTGAGGAGCAGCTGTCCTCCGAGCTCGAGCGGCTGGCGTCCACCGGGGGTGGCGCGTGGCGTCTGGCCCGGGTGGACATCGACACGCAGCCCCGGGTCGCGCAGGCCTTCGGTGTCCAGCAGGTCCCGATGCTCGTGGTGCTGGTCGGCGGTCAGCCGGTGGACGCCGTCAACGGCGCGATCCCGGACGACCGCGCCGCCGAGTGGGTCCGCTCGCTGCTCGACGCGCTGCGCGAGCGGATGCCCGCGATCGCCGAGGGCGAGCGCCGCGCGGCGGAGGCCTCCGGCGAGCCCGCCGAGGAGCAGGAGGAGCCGGAGGACCCGCGCTTCACCGCCGCCGAGGATGCTCTCGAGCAGGGCGACTACGCCGCCGCCGAGGCCGCCTACCAGGCGATCCTGGACAACGAGCCGGCCAACGAGCAGGCTGCCGCCGCGCTCGCCCAGGTGAAGTTCCTGGCCCGCGCCGAGCAGGCCGACCCGAGCGCGATCGAGCGTGCGGACGCGAACCCCGACGATGTCGACGCCCAGCTCGCGGCCGCCGATGCCGAGATGGCCGCGGACAGCGTCGAGGCCGCGTTCGCCCGTCTGGTGGCCACCGTCGCCCGGACCGGCGGCGACGACCGCGACCGGGCCCGCGCGCACCTGGTCGGTCTGTTCGAGCTCTTCCCGGCCGACGACCCGCGGGTGAGCACCGCGCGTCGTGCATTGGGCCGGGCGCTGTTCTGA
- a CDS encoding lipase family alpha/beta hydrolase → MTGALDGTGPEAAGAPPPGTARVVLVHGAWHRGSSWAAVTGALERSGVPVSAPDLPSESGGYEDQVAAVLAVAGHGEHAEAGRPGEPGEPGQGDRSGARDGAEQPERSGERDGAGPSERSEEPVVLVGHSLGGLAATVAAARLGPGRVRALVLVGALVPEPGRPQLDRLRSEGDLMVAGYDAGVRRGDGPVTYWPDAATTVAGLYRGVAEELAGPTAPAGERAEAEQAVVATPAGERAEPDPTVATAAAGERAEAERAVATAVAELRPQDWSLLREPCPIEAWPGVRTVSVICADDRVVDPVAGRREAARVGAEIVEIPGGHFPMLTRPAALAGLLADLAVGTALPVRS, encoded by the coding sequence ATGACCGGCGCGCTCGACGGCACCGGGCCGGAGGCCGCCGGCGCGCCACCGCCGGGAACCGCGCGGGTGGTGCTGGTGCACGGTGCCTGGCACCGGGGCTCGTCGTGGGCGGCGGTCACCGGCGCCCTGGAACGCAGCGGTGTGCCGGTGTCCGCGCCGGACCTGCCGTCCGAGAGCGGCGGGTACGAGGACCAGGTCGCCGCGGTGCTCGCCGTCGCCGGCCACGGCGAGCACGCGGAGGCCGGGCGGCCCGGCGAGCCCGGCGAGCCGGGGCAGGGCGACCGGTCCGGTGCGCGCGACGGGGCGGAGCAGCCCGAGCGGTCCGGCGAGCGCGACGGGGCCGGGCCGTCCGAGCGGTCCGAGGAGCCGGTGGTGCTCGTCGGGCACTCGCTCGGCGGGCTGGCGGCCACCGTCGCCGCGGCCCGGCTGGGGCCCGGGCGGGTCCGGGCGCTCGTGCTGGTCGGCGCGCTCGTCCCCGAGCCGGGGCGTCCGCAGCTCGACCGGCTGCGGTCCGAGGGCGATCTCATGGTGGCCGGCTACGACGCCGGGGTCCGTCGCGGGGACGGGCCGGTGACCTACTGGCCGGACGCGGCGACGACCGTCGCCGGTCTCTACCGGGGCGTCGCCGAGGAGCTGGCCGGGCCGACCGCGCCGGCGGGTGAGCGGGCGGAGGCAGAGCAGGCGGTCGTCGCCACGCCGGCGGGTGAGCGGGCGGAACCGGACCCGACGGTCGCCACGGCGGCGGCGGGCGAGCGGGCGGAGGCGGAGCGGGCGGTCGCCACGGCGGTGGCGGAGCTGCGCCCGCAGGACTGGAGCCTGCTGCGGGAACCGTGCCCGATCGAGGCGTGGCCCGGTGTCCGGACGGTGTCGGTGATCTGCGCGGACGACCGGGTGGTCGATCCGGTGGCCGGCCGTCGGGAGGCGGCACGGGTCGGTGCGGAGATCGTCGAGATCCCGGGGGGCCACTTTCCGATGCTCACCCGTCCGGCGGCGCTCGCCGGGCTGCTCGCCGATCTCGCGGTGGGGACGGCACTCCCGGTCCGGAGCTGA
- a CDS encoding thiamine-binding protein, which yields MLFAFSIAPSGSESDDGGVSAAVAEAVRVVRESGLPNETTSMFTTIESETWDEGMAVVKRAVEAVSAVSPRVSLVLKADIRPGHSGQLQAKVDRVEQHLRGEGAGA from the coding sequence ATGCTCTTCGCGTTCAGCATCGCACCGTCCGGTTCCGAATCGGATGACGGCGGAGTCAGTGCCGCGGTCGCCGAGGCGGTGCGGGTGGTCCGGGAGTCCGGCCTGCCCAACGAGACCACGTCGATGTTCACCACGATCGAGTCGGAGACCTGGGACGAGGGGATGGCCGTGGTCAAGCGGGCCGTCGAGGCGGTCAGCGCCGTGTCGCCCCGGGTCAGCCTGGTCCTCAAGGCCGACATCCGGCCCGGGCACAGCGGGCAGCTGCAGGCGAAGGTGGACCGGGTCGAGCAGCACCTGCGGGGCGAGGGGGCCGGAGCATGA
- a CDS encoding MarR family winged helix-turn-helix transcriptional regulator, which produces MASRGSLPFDPIQRAANLWEERVGPSRTMAAVTSVMRVQQILLSEVDGALRPLGLTFARYEALVLLDFARRDSLPMRVMGERLQLHPTSVTNIVDRLQGDGLVRRLPHPTDRRATLVELTTEGQARLAQATAAVTAIEFGLGGLDEAEQDRLTSLLRSVRRAAGDFD; this is translated from the coding sequence ATGGCATCTCGCGGGTCGCTCCCCTTCGACCCGATCCAGCGCGCGGCCAACCTGTGGGAGGAGCGGGTCGGCCCGTCCAGGACGATGGCCGCTGTCACCAGCGTGATGCGGGTGCAGCAGATCCTGCTCTCCGAGGTGGACGGCGCACTCCGGCCGCTCGGGCTCACCTTCGCCCGCTACGAGGCACTGGTGCTGCTCGACTTCGCCCGGCGCGACAGCCTGCCGATGCGGGTGATGGGCGAGCGGCTGCAGCTGCACCCGACCAGCGTCACCAACATCGTCGACCGGCTGCAGGGCGACGGATTGGTCCGCAGGCTCCCGCACCCGACCGACCGCCGGGCGACGCTGGTCGAGCTGACCACCGAGGGCCAGGCCAGGCTCGCACAGGCGACCGCCGCGGTGACCGCCATCGAGTTCGGGCTCGGCGGCCTGGACGAGGCCGAACAGGACCGGCTCACCTCGCTGCTGCGCAGCGTCCGCCGCGCGGCAGGCGACTTCGACTGA